A window of Actinomadura viridis genomic DNA:
TCACCGGTCGATCCGATCGGCGGCATCCTGGGCGCGGTGGTGTTCGGCGCCGTCCTTCAGAAGGCCCGCGTAGGCTCCGGCGCGCACGTGCTGGAGTTCGCCCTCAGCATCGGAGTCGGCCTGGCCGACGGCATCGTCGGGGCAGGACTGCTGTGGCTGCTGATGCGAAGGCTCCGGCCCGGTGAGGTGCTCCCCAGTCTCGCGCAACTCGCCATCGTGATCACCGTGTTGGCCGCCTGCGACATCGCCCGCGACGACGCCGGCCTGCTGGCGGCGATCATCATGGGACTGGCCGTGGTCAACCTGAAGATCTTCGACCTGCCCGAACGCAGGCGGATCTCCGAGCTGCTCGTCCAGCTGATCATCGGCCTGCTCTTCATCTCCATCTCGGCAACGATCACTCCACAGCCGGTCGCCGAGGTGGCGCTCCCGGCCCTGGGACTGGTGGCCGCCCTGGTCCTGCTCGTCAGACCACTCCTGGCCTACCTGTCCACGCGCGGAACGGGCCTGACGACCGGCGAGTGGTGCTTCATCGGCTGGATGGATCCGTGCGGCATCGTCGCTGCCGCCACCGCCTCCACGTTCTCCACCCAACTCGCCACGCAGGGAATCGGCGGCGCCTCCAAGATCCTGCCTGTCACCTTCCTAGTGATCGTCGCGACGGCGACCTTGTACGGCCTGACCGCGACCCCAGTGGCCCGCCGCCTGCATGTCGTCCAGGCCCCGGACCAAAACGCTCATCCACCTGGCTAACCCTGCCCTACCTTCGCGCCGTCCGCGTGGCAAGCGCCCTGGAGCGATGCGTGCCTATGCGCGAGGACCAGGCCGGGACGTGTCAGCTCTGCCCGTTGTACAGCAGGAAAGTACAGCAACACAGGCACACAACGGCCTATGTCGACGATCAATGACGTACGGGTCTAGCTGGGGCGGAGCGACCGACCGCTGTCCTGCCAGTGGCTGGATCTTGGCTCACACCGATGCATGCGATTACGGCCTGCTCATTCGGGCTCACGAAAAGTAGGAAGTAATAAGCCGGGTCGCGCTGCTCCACGCTCCATAGGAGCACTTCTCCCAGCTCACAGGCTTGCAGATCGTGCAGCGCGTCAGCAAAACCCAGGGTCGGTATGCCGTTCTCGCGCGTGTTCGCTTCGCGAACCGTATACGTCGGGATGAGATCGGGAACGGGTACCGGACGAGCAGAGGTTTCCAAGGCCGCCCCGTTGACCAGAGCAGCCCGGCACGCGATGTAGGCATCTTCATCACGGTCCAGCAGTGCAACCAAGTTCTCTGGGTCCATAGGGACATGGTGCCCTATGCCCAGGTGGGCCATCAGCGATGACGATGCCTAGGAGCAGCAGGTCAACGCTTTAGTGACGAATGATTAGCGAGCGATTAGACGCGGAAAAGGGGGCGCTCACGGTCACTCACTGCACGTCGCAACGCCAGGTCAGCGGCTCCAGAGGTCTAGATCCGAATGATCCCCAAGCTGACAGCGCGGGTTCGATTCCCGTCACTCGCTCCAGCATGACCCAAGCCCCGGCTCAGGGATACGATCCCGCAAGCTGGGCTTCGCCGTTCGGAAGGCGCTTCAGCACCGTCGTGCCGATCCGCTGCCGAGACCACTTTCACCGGGCTGAAGCGAGTGGTGCCACCTGGACGCCTTCGAGGACTCCGTTCACGAACGTGTCCGAGTCGACCGTCGCCGACGGTCCGGTACTGCTGGGACGTTCGTGTGCCCTCCAGGTGTGGGTGACGAGGACTGGTCTGCCGACAAGTTCGAGGCACGCGAGCTACCCGGCTACGTCGAGCGCTGTACAGCATGTCGCCAGCGCTACGAGAACCGCGAGCAGGCCAGCCAAGGCCTGCCCCGAGGGCATCCTCAGGTACCCCGCGAGTGGGTAACCCGGGGCCTTACCTGGGACTGTGAACACAGCCTAGGAACTGGATGCCGTCTGGGACTCGACCGTGGTCCCCTCGAACGGGTGCGCCCAAGGGGCTCCAAGGGCCGTCCACCACCTCAAGTAGGGCACGCCCAGCACCGACGGTTGAGCGCCCTCTTCGCTCCAGGTCTCCGACACCTCGTCGAGGACGGACGGCTCCACGCCGAAGAGCGCGGCCGCAGCCCGTCGGCTCTCCGCCGTGTCGTTGTCCGGGAGACCTTCGCCCTCCTCTTCGATCGAGGCGACGTGGACGGCTGCGCCGTCGGGGCCGAGAACCTCGTTGATCACGCCGTGTTCGTCGAAATCGGAGGCCGCGATCGCCCGAACACCCCACCTCGGCAGCAGCTCTCCCACCACCGAGGGCAATGTCACGCCGAAGTCGGCGAAAACGAAGACCCTCGCCCCTTCGGTGACGACGTCGAGGGCCGACTGGTGGGCGGCCGCGAGCGCGAGCGCGAATTCCTCGGGATCCCGCCCGTCCTTCAGGTCGATAACAGCCCAGCCGCTGAACGATGACATCGTGTGACCATATCAATGCCCCCGCTCCGGTGGCGCGGAGCGTCGGACAGCGGACGGCCGGAGTACACCAACGGATCCTGAAAGCGCCTCTCAGGCATAATGTGCCGATGCTCTGGATCGATCCCGGCTACACCATCCAGGACTCGACGTGCGACTGCTGCGGTGGCCAGCGTCGACAGTCCCGCGGCTTCGTGCACAAGGAAGAGGTCGGCAAGTACGCGATCTTCTTTGCCACCTGCTATCACCACCAGAACGTCCACGAAGCATGGATCGATGTCATCTTTGATGAAGAATGGGGAGGCGAGCACTTGTCAGGCCCGTGCGAGCGGCGGGTCACCTTCGGCTGCAGGGTCGGGCCGGTGCAGAACAGCCCGCTTCCAGCCTGCACTTTGGTCAATGCCGCTGCCGCCGCACCGGATCAACCCTTCTTCGGGCACAAGCTGTCCCGTGAAGAAGCCCTATCGCATCCATTGTTGAAGGAAAACTGGGAGGTGGTGGACCACCTCCTTGAGGCAGAACCCATGCTCCACAACCACATCTACAGCCAACCGAACTGAGCCTGGATGGCCAGGGGATGCGGCCAGCGGACTGCTGCGGGGGCTTCCGGTGCTCGCTTCGCTGCGCTCCGGGTCCCCTCGCCCCTCGGATATCCGGTGCGGTAGATGCTCAGCTCACGGAACGAGCGAGGACGGGCGTGGAGATCGCTGATCTTGCTGCGGATCAGACGACGGCCGTGGCATCGCTGTTGGTGGCTGGAAGCTGTCCGTAGCTGGGGGCGATCGGCTGACGCGCTGTTTTCGATGCTCGGGCCGTGGCCGGCCCCGCTCCGGGTCGGCTTGTCCCTGCGAGCCTCGGTCGGTGCAATGCCTTGTCCAGCGTCAAGGGGCGGTGCCGGGCCGCGATCGGTGCGGTGAACGGTCCCTGCCGGCCGGCCGGTGGGCGCCGCGGCGCCCCCTTACGGCCGCGCAGGAGCAGGACGGTAAAGCGCGTTCGTGTCAAGGGGCTGACGCTGCCCCCACTGCGTTCGCGTGTGCGCGCGAACGAGCACCGCGGGGGTGCTCTGGCTTGCTAACGCAGGTGCTGACGCCGGGCCTGGACGGGCGCGGAGGAGGGCGGACCCAGGGACGCTCGAGGGGGCTTCCTAGCAGGTCAGCGGACAGTGCTGGACGGATGTGCTTGCTCCGCAGACTCGTGATGAATCGCTCACCGACGTGCCGCACCGCTCTTCGTGGGAGTTCGCGTTGGGCGACATCGTCCGATCGGGACGGGTCAGGACCCTGTCGCGATCGAAACGAGTGCCAGCGCCATGGCTGCGGCGCACACGACGCCGGCGACCGCGAAGGCGATCCGGTAGGGATGCTGCTCGGTCCACGACACAAGGCCCGGATACGTCTTGGCGAATTCCTTGGCGCTGACGGGACCGTCGGGCCCGCTGCACGGGACGCCGAGCGCGTTCACCAACCGGGCGAGATCTTCGTGCCTGTAGAGATTGCCCTGCACCCTGGTGAGCAGGTTGCCTTGTGCGTCGAGCACGAACAGGCTCTCGCCCGCCCCTCCGCGGGGCGCGATGATGCTCGCGCGCACCATCTCCGCGACGCGTGAACGTGGCTGGCACTTTCGGCTGAACAATCCCTGGACGGTGAGTTCGTGAGCCGTCAGGGTGATCCGGGCACTGAGAAGGGCCCCGAGCGCCAGAGGGATCAGCACGCCGAACAGGCCGCCCACGATCAGGGCGAAGGCGATCGGGGCGTCGCCGATCAGGATCGCGGCGACGATGACCGCGGCGGCCACCGCCATGACGGCCAGAACGATCAGCCCTGTCCGGAAGTCCGGCCGAATTACGAGATCACCCTGAACATCGCTCATCCCCGGCATCGCCCTCTCTTCGGCCTTCAAAGAGCTTGCCGCATCGGTGGCAGTGCTTTGGCCACGCAGAACGGCTCAGGGACTCGGGGCTCCGATGGGCGACGTCGGCCAGACCTCCACCTGGAAGGCGAGGAGCCGGGCCTTCCTGACCCGTGACTGCGCCGACCAGTCACCAAGTTGTGCGCCAGGTTTGTGCCCATGGGTGCCGGAGTCCGGCGGCAGGTGGGCATACACGCAGGTCATGGGAGTTGGACAGGAAGGCTGTCAACCTGTCGGCTTGCTGGGGCTGAGGCCAAGGTGCTGACGCACCGCTTCCGATGCCAGGGCCGTGACCGGCCCTGCGCTCCGGGTCGGCCTGTCTTCTGATCGCGTGTGTTCTCGTCCTGCGCCACCTGTCGTCCCTCGGTTACGGTCGACGGCGTGGACGAAGCTGAGGCGAGCGGGCGTATCTGGCGGGCGCAGGTGCGCCGGCGAGTACCCGCCGAGCAGGGCAGGGACGCTTTGGCCCGTCTCATCGAGTACGACAGCGACCCGTTCGAGGTCGAGCTGTACGAACTGGCGGCCGACCCGCGGACGCTGCTCATCGACCGCGCCCAGCGACGCCGTGCCGGACAACACGAGCGGCGCGTCCGGCGGTTGGAAGACCGAGGTCGGTGGGCCGAACAGTGACGACAACCAGGTGCACCGCAGGCACGCGTCAAGCACCGTCTGACCTCACCCGAGGGGCTGGTCCCACGGTGGTCGCCAACAGAGCGAGGGAATTTGGGGGCACGCCGGCCCGAACCTCCTGCGCCCTGGAGCTTTCCTCCGCGCGGTTCTGCCTGTCACGGAGTCTCATCGTCGCGCGAACGAGCACTCCGGCAGGTCGCGACGTTGGGCCGGTAGCGGAGCGGTTGTGGTGGACGCCCGTGAGGTCAAGGTTGGAGATCCGCCGGTTGCACCGGGCCGAGGGCATGCCGATCAAGGATCGCTCGTCGGACGGGCATCTCGAAGAACACCGTCAAGCGGGCGCTGACGGCCGAAGGGTCGCCGAAGTACCGGCGGGCGAGCAGGGAGTCGATCGTGGATGCGGTGGCGCCGCAAATCAGGGCTTTGCCGGAAGAGGTCCCGGCCATGGCCGGCCACGGTCATCGCCGAGCGATCGGCTCGGACCCGTTTCCTGACGTTGCTCAAGAGCCGGGTCCTGCGGCCGTACTGACAACGGGTGGTCCGGCGTCCCGGACGACATATCAGCCTGGCGAACCGGCCCAGGCGTACGCTCTGCAGCGCCGAGCCAAGTACGGCTGAACGTGCAGAGTTCCACCCCCGGTCTGGTGGGGCATCCGGGCTCGTCGCCGCAGGCAGGAAGTGGTGAAGCCGATGGTGCCGATGAGGCAGGTGGCGGCGGCCCACGCTCTTCGGAGGTGGGCCTCCGTCACTCGGGGCGGGTAAGCCGGACGTATCCGTACGGGTTGAAGAACAAGTCGTCTTCGTCGTAGCGGTCGCATGCGCCGGTGCGCAGCAGCCGGCGGGGGGCGTTCTTGGTCATCCGGAAGCCGGCGCCGTCCTCGATCTCCTGCGCACGCGGATCGGTCAGCAGGTAGATCGCCAGCACGTCCAGCAGCGTGACCAGGTCAGGCAGATCGTCCTGATGCTCCTCGTCGACCTCGATCTCCACTTCGGGTGCGCCGAGCAGATGCATGCCGCAGCTGTAGAGCACCCGACCGTCGTAGATCGGCAGTTTCACCCAGGCGGCGACGAGGTCGCCGGCCAGGTCTTCGTCCTTGGCGTCGGCCACTCGGTCGGCCAGCGAGAGCCAGCGGTCCCGGCCGTGCGTGATTCCACTGCTCTCGTTCTTCACCGCAGCGGCGCCGGACCGCAACAGAGCGGCCGTCGCCGCCAGCACCCGCCGTGAAGTGTCGGCCGCCAGATCCCGCATCATCGGCGCGGACAGCAGGTAACCGACGGTGTCGTGGGACTCCACGGCGGCCCAGTCCGCCTCATCGAACGAGGCCGCCGCCATACACGCCTCGAACGCCTCCGGCATCCGAGGATCGGGCTTGGCCCCGGAGTACTCGCGGTCGAGGACGAGACCACCGAAGTCGGCGGCGATCCGTTCCATCTCCGAAAGGTCCAGCCCGGAGCCGAGTACGCACAGCACATGCCGAGGAATCGATCCACTCATCCCGGCACGGTAGCGATCACCGCCGACGTTCCGTACCGATTCCCCGTTCCCCGCGGTCCTACGGCACTCGGCCTCTAGCGCCTTCCCGGCAAGCCGCGCGAGAGAAGATCATTAACACCGGCAGACTCCACGATCGAGCGATGCGAACGACAAGGGAAGACCGGGCAGGGCCGAGGTGATGACGGCAACGCAAGCAGACGCCACCGTAGGAGGACCGCCCTCACCGGACGGTTGGTCAGATCTCGCAGCCCGAACTAGGAGGTCGCCGACAAGGGCCGGTACTGCTCGGCAGGCTGCTGGCACGTGGCCGAGTGCGCTGGGGGATGGGAGCTGCTGCTCGGAGTGGTCTGCGCAGTCCCTTGGCTCTAGGAATCGAGTCGGTCTCTGCGCGCAACGGCGAATCTCGTCCGTATCCCATTGATTAGCGCCTTCCTGGCGGGTGGGGCAGGTTCCGGGTCGGCTACCACCGGCTTGCGCCCGTCTGTCGGGGGGCAGCGCAGGTCTCGCCCGTGACTGCCCGTTCTTTGGAAAGGACTCGGCGACCCCAGCTCCACCCGCGAGCCGGGGCGCACATTCACACCGTTCGCGCGAACGAGCACGCCGGAGCGAAGCGGCGGTGTACACGCCCCGGGTACGGGAACCGGTGATCAGCATCCGCCGTCTTAGCGGCATGAGCGTGTCAACGACAATCCTGCCACTGGCAGGAGTGGCTCTCGGTTCCGCCGGAACCCTGGTCGGGCAATACCTCTCCACACGGGTGGAGGCACGACGCGCGCGGTTCGAGCAGGCCAGCGCGGAACGCGGGGAGCGCAAGGAAGCGCTCATGGAGTTCCTGTCCGCGGCCCAGCAGGTAGAACTGTGCTTGGACCGCCTCTCCATGGGAGAGCAGCTTGAGGAGTCGGAGAAGTGGCAACACCTGCACACGCTTTGGCTCGCTAAGAAGGTCCCGGAACTCGTGTGCACGCCTCAGGTCGCCCAGGCAGCCCACGACTACACTCTGGCCCTCCACGCGCTGCTTCGGGGACAGGCCGCGGAGGCGGGCGCACGGCCCAAGCGTGAACTCCGCTTCGCGTTCATGGAGGCCGCTCGCCAAGAGCTCGGTACGGCGAGCGAGCCGCTGAGGAGGGATCCCCCCGCAGGGGAACTCAGCCGGTGACGGCCACACCAGCGGTACGGCTTACAAGCCACTGGGCGTTGATCGTCCCTGCTTGGAGCCTTGCCGGGCGCCATTCATGGTGAGCCGGGAACGTGCTCGCGCCCGTCCTGGTCAAGCCCCACGTATGCACGGCACTCCGCTTGCTTGGACGGAAGCTTCCAGGCGCTGAGAATCAGCATGAAGTTGCCCCAGCACCAGGTGTCGTCCCCCATCTCGGCCAGTGTCCGCACGGCGCGCTGCTGCGGTTCGGTCAGATCCTCGTACGGCGGCAGCGGCGAGGTCCCCGGCTTTCCGAACACGTGCTGCAGCACGGCCTCGGCCGTGGGGAACGCAGCGGGCCCGGAGCTGAGCGCCAGCCCTTTGAGCATGGCGCCCAGAAGCCTCGGATGCGCCTGCTCCTCGACCGCCGCAAGCGTGATCGTCGCGTATCCGCGCACAGCGCCGTACAGGTGGTGGATGTTGGGTGTGGAGGGCTCCGGAGGCTGCGCGGCGGCCGCCTCCAGCACGTCGAGAACCTCCTGGTCGGTGACCTCCAGCCTGGCCAGTGCGATAGCGGCGGCAGAGCGGAGCAGCGCGTTCTCCCCGGTCAGGAAGGCGCGGAGCTGCGGTACGAGGTCATGGCCGTCCAGCAGGCCCGCGGAGAGGATCACGTTCGCCGCCACCCCGGGGACGACTTCTGGCTTCAGCAGTGACCGCAGCGCGGGCAGCGTCCCGGCCGCCTCCTCCGGGAACCAGCCCAGCGTGTACGCCGCAGCGGCCTGGGTCTCCGGGTCAGGGGCGCCGAGCAGGTCGCGCAGCGTGGGAACGGTGGCGCGGACGGCGTCGTACGCGCCGAGTTCGGCATCGGCATGCCGCAGGGACTGGTCGGGGTCGTATACGGCGAGACGCATCTCGCGTACTCTGCGCTCGCCCTCGTCGGTGGCCTCCGCGACCCACTGCTCAATTCGGCGCAGCTCTTCGTCGGGGTCGGCGGTACGCATCCTCTCGACGTCCGCGCGCCATTCGGCGATGTCGACGCCGCTGGGCAGGTACGGCTCGTCGTAGCCGATGGCGATCGAGCAGAGTAGGCGCACGATGTCGGCTCGGTCCTGGACCCGGGGGTCATCGGCCAGCGCGGCCAGGAACGGTACGGCGTGCGCGGTCGCCTCGTACCGGCTGCCCTGGTGGAAGATGTTGCCGTACAACTCGTTCAGGGCCTTTTCGCGCTCGCTCGCCGACTCCGATGCGAGCGCCCGGAGCAGATCGGGAACGTCCTCGGCCGGGCCGTAAGCGTGCTCCAGGCGCGCCCAGTCGACGTCGTCCAGCCCGGCGAGCGGGTCGCCTTCCCTGTCGTTCATGGCGCGTGAGTGTGCCATCCGATACCGACATTCGACGGCGACCCTGTGCCTCAGACGTTTATCAGGCCGCCATAGTGCTGGTTCAGGGAGG
This region includes:
- a CDS encoding HEAT repeat domain-containing protein, which produces MNDREGDPLAGLDDVDWARLEHAYGPAEDVPDLLRALASESASEREKALNELYGNIFHQGSRYEATAHAVPFLAALADDPRVQDRADIVRLLCSIAIGYDEPYLPSGVDIAEWRADVERMRTADPDEELRRIEQWVAEATDEGERRVREMRLAVYDPDQSLRHADAELGAYDAVRATVPTLRDLLGAPDPETQAAAAYTLGWFPEEAAGTLPALRSLLKPEVVPGVAANVILSAGLLDGHDLVPQLRAFLTGENALLRSAAAIALARLEVTDQEVLDVLEAAAAQPPEPSTPNIHHLYGAVRGYATITLAAVEEQAHPRLLGAMLKGLALSSGPAAFPTAEAVLQHVFGKPGTSPLPPYEDLTEPQQRAVRTLAEMGDDTWCWGNFMLILSAWKLPSKQAECRAYVGLDQDGREHVPGSP